The Gilliamella apicola genome window below encodes:
- a CDS encoding tRNA1(Val) (adenine(37)-N6)-methyltransferase, translating to MKNNHQEPLKKGGFTFKRFFVAHDKSPMQVTTDSCLLGAWAPIEHHPQKILDIGTGCGVIALMLAQRLAHNSCQIDAIDINADAVKQCQENSMHAGLTSVKAQQADINKFDPTMKASYDLIVTNPPYFEPAVDCRNSQRQLARYTESLNFGQLINSVKRLLKQDGLFCLVLPFHMADQFICLCKSNQLFLQQELYVRYNANKNFSLSLLAFSLTNNGQVLSEQLCMRDDDGRYSSEFRQLLNDFYLFRK from the coding sequence ATGATAAAAGTCCTATGCAAGTAACAACGGATAGTTGTTTGCTTGGTGCTTGGGCTCCGATTGAACATCATCCACAAAAAATACTCGATATTGGTACAGGATGCGGAGTGATAGCGTTAATGTTGGCTCAGCGTTTGGCTCATAACTCTTGCCAAATTGATGCAATTGATATTAATGCCGATGCTGTTAAGCAATGTCAGGAAAATAGTATGCATGCAGGTTTGACATCTGTTAAGGCACAACAAGCAGATATTAATAAATTCGATCCTACTATGAAGGCGAGTTATGATCTAATTGTGACAAATCCGCCTTATTTTGAACCTGCCGTTGATTGTCGCAATAGTCAACGACAACTTGCTCGTTATACTGAAAGTTTAAACTTTGGTCAGCTTATCAATTCAGTCAAACGTTTGTTAAAACAAGATGGTCTGTTTTGTTTGGTTCTCCCTTTTCATATGGCTGATCAGTTTATTTGTCTGTGCAAGTCAAATCAGCTTTTTTTACAGCAAGAGTTGTATGTCAGATATAATGCCAATAAAAACTTTTCATTGTCCTTATTGGCTTTTTCTTTAACTAATAATGGTCAAGTACTTAGTGAGCAACTTTGTATGCGTGATGATGATGGCCGTTATTCATCAGAATTCAGACAATTATTGAATGATTTTTATCTGTTTCGAAAATAA